The bacterium genome window below encodes:
- a CDS encoding transposase — translation MQNLDTESETYRPFKQMIERLNRTFRFHTNPASGFKEANGLISITTLFATHYNFLRPHEALNFEVPCPLDQLKNITTLQGKWAKILHIAASLT, via the coding sequence TTGCAGAACCTTGATACGGAATCTGAAACCTACCGACCATTCAAACAAATGATTGAAAGGCTTAACCGTACTTTCAGGTTTCACACAAATCCTGCCTCAGGGTTTAAGGAAGCAAACGGACTGATTTCTATTACAACTCTTTTTGCTACACACTACAACTTCCTGCGTCCACACGAAGCTTTAAACTTTGAGGTACCATGTCCGTTAGACCAGTTGAAGAACATTACCACTTTGCAAGGCAAATGGGCTAAAATTCTGCATATAGCAGCGTCTTTAACCTAA